DNA sequence from the Schistocerca americana isolate TAMUIC-IGC-003095 chromosome 2, iqSchAmer2.1, whole genome shotgun sequence genome:
ATCGCAATACACCTCTAACATTCTCTAAATTCTGTAAACAGAGTCGATTTAAACACACTTCATTACTTCGTGTAATAACGTGGCCCCTTTCACTATAAGAATAAAGTCACAGAGCCCACTAAAATAGATCAGAAACTTTCTCGTACCCCAGTGCAAGAGCCAGacacagagcttacagtgacaaagTACTTGGTGTGTCCCTGCAGTTCTTGGTGACTGTCACACTGGGAATACCCACAGCCTTCCTCCATCCTGGCACATGGCTACCCCTTGCCGTTTAACATGGACTGCACCCCCTGTGGGTCCAGGGATTAAAATAGGCCTGAGCTATACCTGCCTGTCTTAAGATGCGACTGAAAGGAGCCTCACCCGTtttggtctttgtgatggtctttgtgatggtctttgtgatggtctttgtgatggtctttgtgatggtctttgtgatggtctttgtgatggtctttgtgatggtctttgtgatggtctttgtgatggtctttgtgatggtctttgtgatggtctttgtgatggtctttgtgatggtctttgtgatggtctttgtgatggtctttgtgatggtctttgtgatggtctttgtgatggtctttgtgatggtctttgtgatggtctttgtgatggtctttgtgatggtctttgtgatggtctttgtgatggtctttgtgatggtctttgtgatggtctttgtgatggtctttgtgatggtctttgtgatggtctttgtgatggtctttgtgatggtctttgtgatggtctttgtgatggtctttgtgatggtctttgtgatggtctttgtgatggtctttgtgatggtctttgtgatggtctttgtgatggtctttgtgatggtctttgtgatggtctttgtgatggtctttgtgatggtctttgtgatggtctttgtgatggtctttgtgatggtctttgtgatggtctttgtgatggtctttgtgatggtctttgtgatggtctttgtgatggtctttgtgatggtctttgtgatggtctttgtgatggtctttgtgatggtctttgtgatggtctttgtgatggtctttgtgatggtctttgtgatggtctttgtgatggtctttgtgatggtctttgtgatggtctttgtgatggtctttgtgatggtctttgtgatggtctttgtgatggtctttgtgatggtctttgtgatggtctttgtgatggtctttgtgatggtctttgtgatggtctttgtgatggtctttgtgatggtctttgtgatggtctttgtgatggtctttgtgatggtctttgtgatggtctttgtgatggtctttgtgatggtctttgtgatggtctttgtgatggtctttgtgatggtctttgtgatggtctttgtgatggtctttgtgatggtctttgtgatggtctttgtgatggtctttgtgatggtctttgtgatggtctttgtgatggtctttgtgatggtctttgtgatggtctttgtgatggtctttgtgatggtctttgtgatggtctttgtgatggtctttgtgatggtctttgtgatggtctttgtgatggtctttgtgatggtctttgtgatggtctttgtgatggtctttgtgatggtctttgtgatggtctttgtgatggtctttgtgatggtctttgtgatggtctttgtgatggtctttgtgatggtctttgtgatggtctttgtgatggtctttgtgatggtctttgtgatggtctttgtgatggtctttgtgatggtctttgtgatggtctttgtgatggtctttgtgatggtctttgtgatggtctttgtgatggtctttgtgatggtctttgtgatggtctttgtgatggtctttgtgatggtctttgtgatggtctttgtgatggtctttgtgatggtctttgtgatggtctttgtgatggtctttgtgatggtctttgtgatggtctttgtgatggtctttgtgatggtctttgtgatggtctttgtgatggtctttgtgatggtctttgtgatggtctttgtgatggtctttgtgatggtctttgtgatggtctttgtgatggtctttgtgatggtctttgtgatggtctttgtgatggtctttgtgatggtctttgtgatggtctttgtgatggtctttgtgatggtctttgtgatggtctttgtgatggtctttgtgatggtctttgtgatggtctttgtgatggtctttgtgatggtctttgtgatggtctttgcgatggtctttgtgatggtctttgcgATGGTCTTTGCGATGGTCTCACctccatttttcaacatttttcccgaagagcgagccaactggggaaggggacCTTTCAAGGTGCATTGTGTCCGTCATGCACTGAGACCAGTCATGTCCTTCGTcaatgtggatctgcacttctgctcgttCTCCAACTGTTTTGCAGTCACCCTCCAGGGTGTGTACATTTCCATCACCTGTGCGGTATCACTTTCTATTCTGATGAcctgtttgcttggttgcacctgatatcgtgcaaggtagccagtccgttgtggtggggccacaagTACCCTCATAGTTGGGGTcgctgaccacacagggatcactctgctgatgcatcTATTccctggcatacgtggggaggcaaGTCACCCTGGACATCTGGAGTCGGGCAATggttatctacatccatactctgcaagccacctgacggtgtgtgggggagggtaccttgagtacctttatcggtcctcccttctattccagtctcttattgttcgtggaaggaaagattgtcggtatgcctctgtgtgggctctaatccctggattttatcctcacggtctcttcaagagacctacgtaggggggagcaatatactgcttaaagtttcgagaacataccttcaccgaagagtcaacagaagcccgtaccgagcaactgagcgtctctcctgcagagtcttccactggagtttatccatcatctccgtaacgctttcgcgattaccaaatgatcctgtaacgatgtgcgctgctctctgttggatcttctctctctctctctctctctctctctccttctctctctccttctctctctccttctctctctccttctctctctccttctctctctccttctctctctccttctctctctccttctctctctctccttctctctctctccttctctctctctccttctctctctctccttctctctctctccttctctctctctccttctctctctctccttctctctctctccttctctctctctccttctctctctctccttctctctctctccttctctctctctccttctctctctctccttctctctctctccttctctctctctccttctctctctctccttctctctctctccttctctctctctccttctctctctctccttctctctctctccttctctctctctccttctctctctctccttctctctctctccttctctctctctccttctctctctctccttctctctctctccttctctctctctccttctctctctctccttctctctctctccttctctctctctccttctctctctctccttctctctctctccttctctctctctccttctctctctctccttctctctctctccttctctctctctccttctctctctctccttctcctctctctctccttctcctctctctctccttctcctctctctctccttctcctctctctctccttctcctctctctctccttctcctctctctctccttctcctctctctctcctctccttctctctctcctctccttctctctctccttctctctctccttctctctctccttctctctctccttctctctctccttctctctctccttctctctctccttctctctctccttctctctctccttctctctctccttctctctctccttctctctctccttctctctctccttctctctctccttctctctctccttctctctctccttctctctctccttctctctctccttctctctctccttctctctctccttctctctctccttctctctctccttctctctctccttctctctctccttctctctctccttctctctctccttctctctctccttctctctctccttctctctctccttctctctctccttctctctctccttctctctctccttctctctctccttctctctctccttctctctctccttctctctctccttctctctctctctctctctctctctccctcccccctctatcaaccctatctggtacggatcccacactgctgaacagtattcaagtacagggcgaacaagtgtactgtaacccacttcctttgttttcgtcttTACcatcgattaattttatatggtcattgcattttaaagcactcctaatgcctacgcccagataatttatggaattaactgcttccagttgctggtctgctatttcgtagctaaatgataagggatctatctttctatctatttgcagcacattacacttgtttacattgagattcaattgccattccctgcaccgtgcgtcaattcgctgcagatcctcctgcatttcagtacaattttccattgttacagcctctcgatatattacagtatcatccgcaaaagcctcagtgaacttccgatgttatccacaaggtcatttatgtatattgtgaatagcaacggtcctacgacactcccctgcggcacacctgaaatcactctcaattgagagaaatcttccgaagtaagaatgacatgctgcgttctgttgtctaggaactcttcactccaatcacactattggtctAATAGCCCATacactcttattttgttcattaaacgactgtggggaactatcgaacaccttgcggaagtcaagaaaaacggcatctacctgtgaacccgtgtctatggccctctgagtctcgtggacgaatagtgcgagctgggtttcacacgatcgtctttttcgaaacccatgctgattcctacagagtagatttctaatctccagaaaagtcattatactcgaacataatacgtgttccaaaattctacaacagatcgacgttagagatataggtctacagttctgcacatctgttcgacgtcccttcttgaaaacggggatgacctatgcccttctccaatcctctggaacgctacgctcttctagagacctacggtacaccgcggcaagaaggggggcaagttgcatcgcgtactctgtgtaaaatcgaactggtatcccatcaggtccagcggcctttcctcttttgagcgagtttgtttctctatccctctgtcgtgtatttcgatatctaccattttgtcatctgtgcgacaatctagagaaggaactacagtgcaatcttcctctgtgaaacagctttggaaaaagacatttagtatttcggcctttagtctgtcatcctctgattcagtagcattttggtcacggtgtctggacattttgttttgatccacctaccgctttgatataagaccaaa
Encoded proteins:
- the LOC124594719 gene encoding cell surface glycoprotein 1-like, with the translated sequence MSSRLEDGSRVVPGGSHGTEVVQGRRSASSLLEDLSTEDLSTEDLSTEDLSTEDLSTEDLSTEDLSTEDLSTEDLSTEDLSTEDLSTEDLSTEDLSTEDLSTEDLSTEDLSTEDLSTEDLSTEDLSTEDLSTEDLSTEDLSTEDLSTEDLSTEDLSLQIEVYQKSVSALTLRCSTNKVAREESRCLDSSQLSTLADICSEQQRNSAALNMPTEQWQSKHQEIDPRLAHKVEFNPVMLERIVELSEAVKNTVALSDGSSVGLLQSNDDWEICSALCSILKPFEQVSRQLSAEEYPTGSLVIVLTRGLLAVCDEIAEMQLHEVSMKDVDALKEGLTNRPSQRPSQRPSQRPSQRPSQRPSQRPSQRPSQRPSQRPSQRPSQRPSQRPSQRPSQRPSQRPSQRPSQRPSQRPSQRPSQRPSQRPSQRPSQRPSQRPSQRPSQRPSQRPSQRPSQRPSQRPSQRPSQRPSQRPSQRPSQRPSQRPSQRPSQRPSQRPSQRPSQRPSQRPSQRPSQRPSQRPSQRPSQRPSQRPSQRPSQRPSQRPSQRPSQRPSQRPSQRPSQRPSQRPSQRPSQRPSQRPSQRPSQRPSQRPSQRPSQRPSQRPSQRPSQRPSQRPSQRPSQRPSQRPSQRPSQRPSQRPSQRPSQRPSQRPSQRPSQRPSQRPSQRPSQRPSQRPSQRPSQRPSQRPSQRPSQRPSQRPSQRPSQRPSQRPSQRPSQRPSQRPSQRPSQRPSQRPSQRPSQRPSQRPSQRPSQRPSQRPSQRPSQRPSQRPSQRPSQRPSQRPSQRPSQRPSQRPSQRPSQRPSQRPSQRPSQRPSQRPSQRPSQRPSQRPSQRPSQRPSQRPSQRPSQRPSQRPSQRPSQRPSQRPSQRPSQRPSQRPSQRPSQRPSQRPSQRPSQRPSQRPSQRPSQRPSQRPSQRPSQRPSQRPSQRPSQRPSQRPSQRPSQRPSQRPSQRPSQRPSQRPSQRPSQRPSQRPKRGVQSMLNGKG